The Ectothiorhodospiraceae bacterium BW-2 nucleotide sequence TGCACAAGCTTTTGTCCATCGGTCAAAAAATCGAGCGATCCATCTTCTACATCAAAGATCCAGTTTACTACCGTTGAGCCATCATCATTTGTGATAATTTCTGTAGTTAGATTACCCAGATAATTAGCTCCATTGGCACTAACATCTACATGGTGAGTATCACTGGCATCAACATCACTAAAGACAATATTCCCAACAGTTATATGGCTACCTGAGCTATTATAGCTATCCTCAAACTCTTCAACATTGCCTTGAAGCATTGATGAGTTTGAGTCAATCCTTGGCGCTGCGTTAGTCCCTGTGATCACAACACTTTTTTGCATCTGCTTTACATACCCATCTGGAAATACAAGATCATAATCAAACAACAACACCTCATATTCACCTTGTGAAAGGTGTTCATATCCGGAAGCTGTCAAGCAATTTGAGACCAGTTGTTAAAAAAATAAAGCTCTAAATCTAGCCGGTGATTGCCACTGCCCTCACCGGTAAATTTCGCCTATGTTGAGTCATGACGCAACAAGGAGCGAACATGACCCTCATGGCCCTTTGCCGCAAGAGCCAAGCCCTTCAGCAAGGGGGAGCTGCAAGGCGAACTGCAACCCCTAATCTAGGAACCTCCCTCCTGCACCGCGTTACCCACAGCCCGCCCCCCTACGATAATAAGGGGGTCTCCGGGGGGCGGGCTATGGATAACGCTCTGTCATTCAGCCACCACAACCGGCTAAAGCCATCGACGATAGACCCACTAGCGGCACCGTCACTCATCTCTCCTTCGCTCTATTCAGGGTTGGATAGTTGACCTCCAGCGACCCCACCCCCTCCTCCGGTAGAGCGGGGTTAATCCATACCTCAGTAGGGGGTTGCTTAACCTTGGGCTCACCATGAATAAAGCGTTTCGGATGCTGCTGATAGGCCTGCTTCAGCGCCTGTTCACGCTGCTCGCTAACCTCCTTGTAACGACCGGTAAATACCTGCTCTGGAGTGAACCACGCAATCCCTCGATGGTGGTGGTGGAAACAGTACCAGTCAACATAGTCACTAAACCATATTCTGGCATGGTCAACTCCTGTCAATCGTTGAGGATAATCGGGTTGTTGCTTGAGTGTTTTAAATTGACTCTCGCTAAACGGATTGTCGTTACTGACTCGTGGACGGCTGTGGGAGCAGGTGATCCCCAGTTCGGCCATCAAGTCGAGATAGCCTCTGGCGGTCATCGGCACACCTCTATCCTGATGCAGTGTTAAGCCACTGAGCGCGACCCGATAGCGAGCCGCTGCGTCACTGATTAACAGCTTGGAGAGCTCACTATTCTCCTTCCTTGAGACCATCCAAGCCACAATAAAACGGCTGTAGAGATCCATCACCACATAGAGATTCAAGAAGTTACCCTGCTCTGTGGTGGGAAGCTTAGTGATATCCCATGTCCAAACATCATTCGGGCGGGTCGCCCGTAATCGGGGGATAGCGTGTGATTTGGCCGGTTTTTGAGCTCGCCGCTCTCCCGTCTGTTGATTAGCACGAAGGATCCGATACATCGTACTGATTGAACAGTAATATTTCCCTTCATCCAGCAGGCTAGCATAGATCTCTGCCGGAGGTTGGTCATAGAATCGTTCGCTGTTCAAAAGCCCCAGAACGGCTTGCCTCTCTGCCTCACTCAGCGCATTGGCTGCGACGGGTCTTGGAAGGCTCGCTCGGGGGGAGACAACCGGAGCCTGTCGGCGGTAGTAGCCTGCACGCGAGAGCGCTAGGCTATCGCAAGCGGCTCTTATGCTCACCGAACTGGGGCACTCTTTTTCAACTAATCTCATAAGCTTATCTCTGTGTTCATCTGCTCCAATAAGCTGAAGGCTTTTTTTTGGAGCGCAATCACCCCTTCGGTCTGCTGTAACCGTTGGCTAAGACGCTGAATTTCCTTCTTTAAACGCTCTATCTCCTTATCTCGCTTGTCTAGGCTCGGTTTGCGACCACTCTGTTTCCCTTTCAGGCCAGCCTGCCCCTGTGCTTGCAGTTGTCGGCGCCATTTGGTCAGATGGGAGCTGTAGATCTGCTCTTTGCGCAGCAGCTCGCCTAGCTGACCCGGCTCCTTGCACTGCTCTGCTTCTGCTAGGATCCGAAGCTTCTCTTCCTCACTAAATTTGCGGTAGGAGCGCTTCTCTTCATCGGGGTCGGTAACCTCGTTGGAGGGTAAAACGGTAGTATCTTTGGGCATCGTGTATCTCCTCTGTTGCCCCCCCTGATTCTACATTCATTTCTCATCAGGGGTGGTCTCAGGGTATCTTGACACTCAGGGTATCCGGAGGTATCGATAGTTAGATTACCTTTTTCATCAATAGAGTAGCTTGGTGTCACCTGATCTTGTGGTGTTGTAAGGTTTTCAACAGAAAATGTTGCAGATGTACTCCAAGGAAGCAAAGTGATATAATTAGTTTTTGTGGTATCTAATGAGTAGCTATTTCCCATTGTCCAAATGTAAAAAGTCTGAGCAAACTCGGTTACATTGCCATTTGGATCAACAACTGTAAAGCTCAACCCGTTATCACCGTTTTTGATATATCGCCAATCTGTGTAATCCCACGCATAATCAGGCTGTGCTAGATCGATAGACCAATCTCCATTCTCATCAACCATCTCACTATAAGACCTTGGTCCATAGTGCAAGGTGATTGTACTCCCTGCCTCTGCCGTACCCTCGATTACAGGGAAAAGTTCCGTGCTATGCAGATCGCTGGTGATGCTTATATTAGGAGGTGTCGCATCAAAATAGGTGACACCCGATAGTGTATTGATCACCTCCCCCGTATTTGGATCTTTTTCAACCACCGTATATTCATAAATTTGAGTATTGCCATCTACAAAATAGTTAGGTGTCCATATTTGCCAAAATCCGCTATTTTCAGCATAGGTTCTATCATATTGTTCTCCCGAGTCTGCTGCCGTCGTTGTAAAAGTTTGACCGCCAAAAGTAACCTCGATATCACTTAAAGCCGACATTCCGCACATAAACTTGGACATCAGGAATAAACATCAATATACCGTTTTCCAAGCAAAAGCAGTAACTTTTTTTGGTGCTCATTTAGGTTCAGTATCATCTCTTCACATTTCCGAATGACTAAAACATGAATGCCTTTAAAATAGAGAAATACCCAGCGTGCTGTCGGTTTATTAGTCAACCCACCGACTTGGTCAGGAAAAAACTCATCAAATTGGCTAAGAGCTTGTCTAATCCGATGCTCCAAAGCGGCATAAATCATAAGACATAAAGTCATAATCATTGTGATTGCCATCAGTCTTTCCTCAGATTTAACAAAGAATGTTGTTGCCATAAATAATGGATCTTTTAGAAACCGAAATCCACGCTCTACTTTTTGCTGTTCTTTATAAATCTTCAACAGCTTAGAATTCGGCAATTCATTAGAATCAAGTTGATTGGTGGCAATAATAAAGCAACTTTTTTGTTGTATCTTTTTCTGAAATAGAGATGAGTCAGATGATAATATAGCGGAAACTTGAATGACTATCTTATCAGGTTTGGCATTCTTTGCCGGACGCCCCTTTTTGCTATAACGAGCGACTTCTTTATATTCAATATCAGTCAGTTCCGTCAGCTTTAGCTGTTTTTGAAGTTTTTCAACGGACTGCTCAGCATCGGCTTGACAGGCAAATTCCTGACGAAATAATGCGTTAATATTTCTCATCTCTTTGTCGCTTACTTTCTGAAACTGCTTTTTGCAAGTTTTAAGCGAACGTTGTCTCGCCTCAGGAGAATAGACTAATAACCAGCGTTGATCAATATCTCCGTACTGACAAGGCAAATCAATCATTGACATTTGATTAAAATCCAC carries:
- a CDS encoding IS1634 family transposase encodes the protein MSVHVETGTPLHPNHYETKTLDHLGLVSAMIDELGLVEQIDALLPKDEEKQTISHGQAVKAMILNGLGFAHRALYLTPLFFRDKPVDRLIGEGVTADQINDDALGRALDAVYNYGIDSLYGQLAVKSVHTLGLTGGIYHMDSSSFHTDGRYNSECPPQEGSDIIHVTKGYSRDHRPDLNQVVLQLICENKSGIPVLMQPLSGNSNDKINFRDTVTKHIAQLKKDVGLEYLVADSAFYTRETLELSQDLFWISRVPETLSLALYFIESHAPSLMVDFNQMSMIDLPCQYGDIDQRWLLVYSPEARQRSLKTCKKQFQKVSDKEMRNINALFRQEFACQADAEQSVEKLQKQLKLTELTDIEYKEVARYSKKGRPAKNAKPDKIVIQVSAILSSDSSLFQKKIQQKSCFIIATNQLDSNELPNSKLLKIYKEQQKVERGFRFLKDPLFMATTFFVKSEERLMAITMIMTLCLMIYAALEHRIRQALSQFDEFFPDQVGGLTNKPTARWVFLYFKGIHVLVIRKCEEMILNLNEHQKKLLLLLGKRYIDVYS
- a CDS encoding IS3 family transposase, whose translation is MRLVEKECPSSVSIRAACDSLALSRAGYYRRQAPVVSPRASLPRPVAANALSEAERQAVLGLLNSERFYDQPPAEIYASLLDEGKYYCSISTMYRILRANQQTGERRAQKPAKSHAIPRLRATRPNDVWTWDITKLPTTEQGNFLNLYVVMDLYSRFIVAWMVSRKENSELSKLLISDAAARYRVALSGLTLHQDRGVPMTARGYLDLMAELGITCSHSRPRVSNDNPFSESQFKTLKQQPDYPQRLTGVDHARIWFSDYVDWYCFHHHHRGIAWFTPEQVFTGRYKEVSEQREQALKQAYQQHPKRFIHGEPKVKQPPTEVWINPALPEEGVGSLEVNYPTLNRAKER